A portion of the Sphingobacterium spiritivorum genome contains these proteins:
- a CDS encoding helix-turn-helix domain-containing protein, which yields MKKNTTTGEILREARERKGLLLRHVCAELDVDTAILSKIERNERKATKEQIIKLAEILDLDRDDLLIQYLSDKILNEIKNEDLGTKALKVAEQKIKYNNKTNNND from the coding sequence ATGAAAAAAAATACAACGACAGGTGAAATACTCCGAGAAGCAAGGGAGCGTAAAGGATTACTTTTACGACACGTATGTGCAGAATTGGACGTGGATACCGCCATACTTAGCAAAATTGAACGAAACGAACGAAAAGCGACAAAAGAACAAATCATAAAACTTGCCGAAATTCTCGATTTAGATAGAGACGACCTCTTAATTCAGTATTTAAGTGACAAAATTCTAAATGAAATTAAGAATGAGGATTTGGGAACAAAAGCTTTAAAAGTAGCGGAACAAAAAATTAAATACAACAATAAAACCAATAACAACGATTAA
- a CDS encoding DEAD/DEAH box helicase family protein: protein MQIKLEELKYQEVAIQSIVKVFDGNIKNTFDNACFDGIRSNNCTLLDEQVLENKKEVLIENGIEENTAKISKDRELTIEMETGTGKTLVYVKTICELYKHYAFTKFIILVPSVAIRQGVLKTLKTFEKQLEDIYGFIPKSFEYNSKKLSNVTNFIEEQHPQIMIMTLASFNSEDKILNQSKREDLFANVPFIEAIGRTNPIIVMDEPQEGMDTVNSVKQIAKLNPLFKLRYSATHKIVKNLIYRLTPYDSYRQGLVKKIEVLTVTEKNDEATLKLELTEIQNGKNPIRAKIKAWHQSANGKIEFKETKWLKDGDNLGAITNNPSYLKYSIERINKSLRTQKWSVTFTNGTQIFEKQTSGNIESIWALQLEWLIIRHFTKKQKLQMQDIKCLSLIFIDKVANYVSDEPIIKNLFIEKYKTLYPEFHDGKIPSNEHIEGIQGFYFAKTGKGEFTDNETSMRKNSDVFDAILKDKEELLSYGDSVANKIEFIFSHSALGVGWDNPNIFNIATLNNSYSEIKKRQEIGRGLRIAVNQNGQRVYDALDVAEEKRVNQLTVIPNETYETFVTQYQEEIKEVYGTAQAGAGMSHTHKGKPQNEVRFKRNQNETINQAFKRFWKALARKTNFSVAFNEQALIARSIEALNAISIADYQAEVSSRTIGNISETGIQDEFAGKETYKLKAFYTPLDLVEELSENTGLSYNSLFEIVKQLTNHEDFAKNPPQYIHQSANLIKNIELEEMLRGLDYHLTNEAFPFEFDDFVKNINDSGYVDTPQKGVFDKMLIDSDVERKFALGADRDDELICFLKLPSYYKIPTPIGEYEPDFGIVMKRKQLKDGKESEFYFVIETKGTNDINDKKALKESEVYKILCAVKHFNALGVDVKYKAPVKDYMFFKDESVNDINAITEK, encoded by the coding sequence ATGCAAATAAAATTAGAAGAACTCAAGTATCAGGAAGTTGCCATTCAATCGATTGTTAAAGTATTTGATGGCAATATCAAAAACACATTTGATAATGCTTGTTTTGATGGTATTCGCTCTAATAATTGTACCCTACTTGATGAACAGGTTTTAGAGAATAAGAAGGAAGTTTTAATAGAAAATGGAATCGAAGAAAATACAGCAAAGATTTCGAAGGACAGAGAGCTAACAATTGAAATGGAAACAGGGACAGGTAAAACACTAGTTTATGTTAAAACCATTTGCGAGCTATATAAACATTATGCTTTTACAAAATTTATCATTCTAGTACCATCAGTCGCCATCCGTCAGGGTGTTTTAAAGACATTAAAAACATTTGAGAAGCAATTGGAAGATATTTACGGCTTTATTCCAAAATCATTTGAGTACAACAGTAAAAAACTGAGTAACGTAACAAATTTTATTGAGGAGCAACATCCTCAAATAATGATTATGACATTGGCTTCGTTTAACTCCGAAGATAAAATCTTAAATCAATCAAAACGTGAAGATTTATTTGCTAATGTCCCGTTTATCGAAGCGATCGGAAGAACAAACCCGATAATTGTGATGGACGAACCACAGGAAGGAATGGATACGGTTAATTCTGTTAAACAAATTGCTAAACTCAATCCGCTTTTCAAATTAAGATATTCTGCTACGCATAAAATTGTTAAAAACCTTATTTACCGTCTTACTCCTTACGATAGTTACAGACAAGGTTTGGTAAAAAAGATTGAGGTATTGACTGTCACTGAAAAGAACGATGAAGCTACATTGAAATTAGAATTGACTGAAATTCAAAACGGTAAAAATCCAATCAGGGCAAAAATTAAAGCGTGGCATCAATCTGCTAATGGTAAGATAGAATTCAAGGAAACCAAATGGTTGAAAGATGGTGATAATCTAGGGGCTATAACCAACAATCCAAGTTATCTCAAATATAGCATTGAACGAATCAATAAGAGTTTAAGAACACAAAAATGGTCAGTAACTTTTACCAATGGAACACAAATTTTTGAGAAGCAAACTTCAGGAAATATAGAGAGTATTTGGGCTTTGCAATTGGAATGGCTGATTATCCGTCATTTTACCAAAAAGCAAAAATTACAGATGCAGGATATTAAATGCCTTTCATTAATTTTTATAGATAAAGTAGCTAACTACGTAAGTGATGAACCTATTATTAAAAATTTGTTTATAGAAAAGTATAAAACATTATATCCCGAATTTCACGATGGAAAAATTCCATCAAATGAACATATTGAAGGAATTCAGGGATTTTATTTTGCTAAAACAGGGAAAGGAGAATTTACCGACAATGAAACTTCAATGCGTAAAAACTCAGATGTTTTTGACGCTATTTTAAAAGACAAAGAAGAGCTATTGTCTTATGGAGATTCCGTAGCGAATAAAATTGAGTTTATTTTTTCCCATTCCGCCTTGGGTGTGGGTTGGGATAATCCTAATATATTCAACATCGCAACGCTAAATAATTCATATTCCGAAATCAAAAAGCGTCAGGAAATTGGTCGTGGTTTGCGTATTGCTGTTAATCAAAACGGACAGCGTGTTTATGATGCCTTGGATGTAGCAGAAGAAAAACGTGTTAATCAATTAACTGTCATTCCAAACGAAACATACGAAACCTTTGTAACCCAATATCAAGAAGAAATTAAAGAAGTTTATGGTACAGCACAAGCTGGAGCAGGAATGAGTCATACGCATAAAGGCAAACCACAAAATGAGGTTCGTTTTAAACGTAATCAAAATGAAACTATTAATCAGGCTTTCAAGCGTTTTTGGAAAGCTTTGGCTAGGAAAACAAACTTTTCGGTTGCTTTTAACGAACAGGCTTTGATTGCACGGAGTATAGAAGCATTAAACGCTATTTCAATCGCCGATTATCAGGCAGAAGTATCAAGCAGAACTATCGGGAATATTAGCGAAACTGGTATTCAGGATGAATTTGCAGGAAAAGAAACCTATAAACTAAAAGCTTTCTATACGCCTTTGGATTTAGTGGAAGAGCTAAGTGAAAACACTGGTCTATCTTATAATTCTCTTTTTGAAATTGTCAAACAATTAACCAATCACGAAGACTTTGCTAAGAATCCACCACAATACATTCATCAATCAGCAAACTTAATAAAGAATATCGAATTGGAAGAGATGCTACGTGGTTTGGATTATCATCTTACTAATGAAGCATTTCCTTTTGAATTTGATGATTTTGTCAAGAATATTAATGATTCTGGTTACGTGGACACACCTCAAAAAGGAGTTTTCGACAAAATGTTAATTGATAGTGATGTAGAAAGAAAGTTTGCTTTAGGTGCAGACCGTGATGACGAACTGATTTGTTTCTTAAAACTCCCTAGCTATTATAAAATTCCGACACCAATTGGAGAATATGAACCAGATTTTGGTATTGTGATGAAACGAAAACAATTGAAAGATGGAAAGGAAAGTGAGTTTTATTTTGTCATTGAAACTAAAGGAACTAACGATATCAATGATAAAAAAGCATTGAAAGAAAGCGAAGTGTATAAAATTCTTTGTGCGGTTAAACATTTCAATGCATTGGGAGTAGACGTAAAATACAAAGCACCAGTAAAAGACTATATGTTTTTTAAAGACGAATCTGTAAATGATATTAACGCAATAACAGAAAAATAA
- a CDS encoding site-specific DNA-methyltransferase produces MSNQEYIINPLENVQSHDWNKERLEQLKRLMPDLFTNDGALNINELKKVIDYNSINETERYEFRWFGKSNAKREAFTPTDATLIYDEARSVNPTESENLIIEGENLAVLKLLSQSYREQIKCIYIDPPYNTGNDFVYSDKFNQDRKEYWEDAEITEHGYKIDSNIETDGRFHSNWLNMMYSRLLIARQLLHEDGMIFISIDDNEVHHLRKLCDEVFGEENFLGQVSRLTGTPTGQGTRGLVSELDYIIIYSKTDQGDFNGVDFDDNDKQIYNQSDQRGQYLTRPLRKTGGEDKREDRPSMYFPLMAPNNTEVFPIGPGGYESRWRCSLSKYKEFENDGMIEWKESKENELTVWKPYLKFYLEGRLKQPSDLWKNIDGNKKASIDLKNLLGGKIFDYPKPVEIIKKCILISSNKNDIILDFFAGSGTTGHSVTELNKADNGNRRYILVQLPEATDSKSEAYNSGFKKISDITIERNKRVVEKIIKEKESEQPDLFDKKEDKNNQLNGLGFKVFKLAKSNFPRAEYAPDPEKSDEENVEALKKYITDKEAQLITAFNRDELITEILIKNGFKLNYTTILQEQFKKNEVFLASDGEKETLICLDGSLSAETVEYFKTHTDQKVIVLERALDTTKKWNLKHYMGEKFKAF; encoded by the coding sequence ATGAGCAATCAAGAATATATAATTAATCCACTGGAAAATGTACAATCTCACGATTGGAATAAAGAACGGTTAGAACAACTTAAAAGGTTGATGCCTGACCTGTTTACCAATGATGGCGCACTCAATATCAATGAACTAAAAAAAGTAATTGACTATAATAGTATAAACGAGACAGAACGCTATGAATTTCGTTGGTTTGGCAAGAGCAACGCTAAACGTGAAGCATTCACACCTACCGATGCTACATTGATTTATGACGAAGCCAGAAGTGTAAACCCAACCGAAAGCGAAAACCTGATTATTGAAGGCGAAAACTTAGCCGTACTTAAACTATTAAGCCAAAGCTATCGGGAACAAATAAAATGTATATACATAGACCCACCATATAACACTGGGAACGATTTTGTATATTCTGATAAGTTTAATCAAGACAGAAAAGAATATTGGGAAGATGCAGAAATAACCGAGCATGGCTATAAAATTGATTCTAATATAGAAACGGACGGACGTTTTCACAGTAATTGGTTGAATATGATGTACAGTCGTTTGCTTATTGCAAGACAATTGTTGCATGAAGATGGGATGATATTTATTTCTATTGATGACAATGAGGTACATCATTTAAGAAAGTTGTGTGATGAGGTATTTGGAGAAGAGAACTTTTTAGGGCAAGTAAGTCGATTAACAGGTACTCCTACAGGTCAAGGTACTAGAGGGCTAGTTTCTGAATTGGATTACATAATTATTTATTCCAAAACAGACCAAGGTGATTTTAATGGAGTAGATTTTGATGATAATGATAAGCAGATTTATAACCAATCTGACCAAAGAGGACAATATCTAACTAGACCTCTACGGAAAACGGGCGGGGAAGATAAAAGAGAAGATAGACCCAGTATGTATTTTCCCTTAATGGCTCCAAATAACACGGAAGTTTTTCCAATCGGACCAGGGGGATATGAAAGCAGGTGGAGATGTTCCTTAAGTAAATATAAAGAATTTGAGAATGACGGGATGATTGAATGGAAAGAGTCTAAAGAAAATGAATTGACAGTTTGGAAGCCATACCTAAAGTTTTATCTCGAAGGAAGGCTGAAACAGCCATCTGACTTGTGGAAAAATATAGATGGGAATAAAAAAGCTTCTATTGATTTAAAAAATCTCTTAGGGGGAAAGATATTTGATTACCCAAAGCCAGTAGAAATAATAAAAAAATGTATTTTGATTTCATCTAATAAAAATGATATTATTCTTGACTTCTTTGCTGGTTCTGGAACTACAGGACATTCAGTAACAGAACTGAATAAAGCAGACAATGGAAATCGGAGATATATCTTAGTACAACTTCCTGAAGCTACAGACTCAAAAAGCGAAGCTTACAACTCAGGGTTTAAAAAAATCAGTGATATTACAATAGAACGTAATAAACGAGTTGTCGAGAAAATCATTAAAGAAAAGGAAAGTGAACAGCCTGATTTATTTGATAAAAAGGAGGATAAAAATAATCAGCTAAATGGACTTGGTTTCAAAGTCTTTAAGTTAGCAAAATCTAATTTTCCAAGAGCAGAATATGCTCCTGACCCTGAAAAATCAGACGAGGAAAATGTAGAAGCATTGAAAAAGTACATTACCGACAAAGAAGCACAATTGATAACCGCTTTCAACCGAGATGAACTCATTACCGAAATATTGATTAAAAACGGCTTTAAGCTGAATTACACAACTATTCTACAAGAGCAATTCAAGAAGAATGAAGTTTTTCTAGCATCAGATGGCGAAAAAGAAACATTAATTTGTCTAGACGGCTCGTTATCAGCGGAAACCGTAGAGTATTTCAAAACTCATACAGACCAAAAGGTTATTGTCTTGGAACGTGCGTTAGACACTACCAAGAAATGGAATCTGAAGCACTATATGGGAGAAAAATTTAAGGCGTTTTAA